The following are encoded in a window of Artemia franciscana chromosome 5, ASM3288406v1, whole genome shotgun sequence genomic DNA:
- the LOC136026808 gene encoding uncharacterized protein LOC136026808, translating into MEYVLRQSTGYGINVNSRQLADLDIADDIVLLEDAKDQLQLLFGEISEKVREVGLLINVDKSKGWSTSGSPQALQCSDKTVEQVQEFKYLGSWMENTGDVKFKINRGIGQASVRLQQTNTNLEK; encoded by the coding sequence ATGGAATACGTACTCAGACAGTCTACGGGTTATGGAATAAACGTCAACAGCAGGCAACTTGCAGATCTTGACATTGCAGATGATATAGTACTGCTAGAAGACGCCAAAGATCAACTACAGCTGCTATTCGGTGAAATCTCAGAAAAAGTGCGAGAGGTTGGATTGTTGATCAACGTCGACAAATCAAAAGGTTGGTCCACATCTGGTTCGCCCCAAGCTCTTCAATGTTCCGATAAAACTGTTGAACAGGTCCAAGAATTTAAATACTTAGGAAGCTGGATGGAAAATACTGGtgatgtaaaatttaaaatcaatagaGGGATTGGCCAAGCATCAGTGCGCCTTCAACAGACTAACACCAATTTGGAAAAGTAA
- the LOC136026809 gene encoding craniofacial development protein 2-like produces the protein MVTASLTTSAGPRTQFLTMKQQLKLEFWNLSTMNQISKIEQILKEVIQYNIDVTTISETRWLGSGMEPLQDGYVLSYSRRENRRQAGVGVLMSPTARQAMRKWTPVNERIIHIRFWSAHGKLSIAACYAPTNEADEIEKDNFYETLQSVLTEIPRHDIIGVVGDLNAKLGSCHNYCLEVMGQHGIGDMNKNGALNLLTSP, from the coding sequence ATGGTTACCGCTTCCCTAACAACCTCAGCAGGGCCCCGGACCCAATTTTTGACTATGAAACAACAACTGAAGCTTGAATTTTGGAATTTGAGCACGATGAACcagatttcaaaaattgaacAGATACTGAAAGAAGTGATACAGTACAATATAGACGTAACAACCATTAGTGAAACTAGATGGCTTGGTAGTGGGATGGAACCCCTACAAGATGGCTACGTCCTCTCATACAGTAGACGTGAAAACAGACGCCAAGCAGGTGTGGGTGTACTGATGTCACCCACAGCTAGGCAAGCGATGCGAAAATGGACACCTGTAAATGAAAGAATTATTCACATACGATTCTGGTCAGCTCATGGAAAACTCTCAATTGCTGCCTGCTATGCACCAACTAACGAAGCGGATGAAATAGAGAAAGACAACTTTTATGAAACGCTACAAAGTGTTCTTACAGAAATTCCTAGACACGACATCATAGGTGTCGTAGGTGATCTTAATGCGAAATTAGGATCTTGTCACAATTACTGTCTTGAAGTCATGGGACAACATGGAATAGGTGACATGAACAAAAACGGAGCGCTAAACTTGTTGACTTCACCCTGA